In the genome of Hymenobacter cellulosivorans, one region contains:
- a CDS encoding acyltransferase family protein, with amino-acid sequence MRLDTKQIATPAAVKSLSYQELDILHSLRGFCAFYVVIYHAKYILWSGGRQYLSAFPRTAWNPLDYMTFLLDMLSSAGYEMVVFFFVLSGFFIRYAQRKKHRQPIAFYINRIVRIYPPYLVSILLGATILLLIGHYVPTALDATIGRELNTDLATAWTELHAFNVGSLGRLLSFMPLGTLFIGHNVVHWSLLPEALFYLIIPLAFWRIRVYYFVSVGAFLLGVFLTRSGHIFNPVTTYFCIYNFYFAVGVALYDSVVDTNWLASFRRANGWLMSLVIIGLFLALIPLAILKLKLVSGLVATVLAVLAVSTLLAGRVARQNVVVRFMHSIGIFSFSLYLFHYPMLLLCYGVLVYSTGQQFTYVRYYWLAVPIVTLLSYALYWVTERVSVNYFRKV; translated from the coding sequence ATGAGGCTTGATACTAAACAGATAGCTACCCCAGCGGCTGTAAAAAGTTTGTCTTACCAGGAATTAGATATTCTGCACTCTTTGCGCGGATTCTGCGCTTTTTATGTAGTTATCTATCATGCGAAATACATTTTGTGGTCAGGCGGGCGCCAGTATTTGTCGGCTTTCCCGCGCACTGCTTGGAATCCATTGGATTATATGACATTCCTGCTCGATATGCTTAGCTCTGCGGGCTACGAAATGGTTGTTTTTTTCTTTGTGCTATCCGGTTTTTTTATTCGCTACGCTCAGCGAAAAAAGCACCGGCAACCAATAGCTTTTTACATTAACCGTATTGTGCGGATATATCCACCCTATCTCGTTTCGATACTTCTGGGTGCGACTATTCTATTGCTGATTGGCCACTATGTGCCAACTGCGCTGGACGCTACTATCGGGCGCGAGTTAAATACGGATTTAGCTACTGCCTGGACCGAGCTACACGCGTTTAATGTGGGTAGTCTGGGCCGTCTGCTCAGCTTTATGCCGCTTGGCACTCTGTTTATAGGACACAACGTCGTGCATTGGTCTCTCTTACCCGAGGCTCTGTTCTACCTGATTATCCCACTGGCTTTCTGGCGTATCCGAGTTTATTACTTTGTTTCGGTAGGGGCTTTTTTGCTCGGTGTTTTCCTCACCAGAAGCGGCCACATATTCAACCCTGTTACTACGTACTTCTGCATTTATAATTTCTATTTCGCCGTTGGGGTAGCACTGTATGATTCCGTGGTAGATACAAATTGGTTGGCTTCGTTCCGGCGTGCAAACGGGTGGCTGATGAGCCTGGTAATCATCGGGCTGTTTCTGGCTTTGATACCACTGGCAATCCTCAAACTCAAGCTGGTATCAGGTTTGGTAGCTACGGTTCTGGCGGTTTTGGCCGTATCTACGCTCTTAGCTGGGCGGGTGGCACGCCAGAATGTGGTAGTGCGCTTTATGCACTCCATCGGCATATTCAGCTTTTCCCTGTATCTGTTTCATTACCCGATGTTATTGCTTTGCTATGGAGTTCTGGTGTACAGCACTGGTCAGCAGTTTACCTACGTGCGCTATTACTGGCTGGCAGTGCCCATCGTAACGCTGCTCAGCTACGCGTTGTATTGGGTCACGGAGCGGGTTTCGGTCAATTACTTTCGTAAAGTATAA
- a CDS encoding sodium-translocating pyrophosphatase translates to MMNILYVAPVLGVLALFYTWLRSGWVTRQDTGDERMRTIAGYIADGAIAFLRAEYKVLALFALIACAFLGYLGSTGEKSSPVIVVAFLIGAVFSALAGYIGMKIATKANVRTAQAARTSLAQALKVSFTGGSVMGMGVAGLAVLGLGSLFVVFYNMFVVSRGGGANGVEMETALEVLTGFSLGAESIALFARVGGGIYTKAADVGADLVGKVEANIPEDDPRNPATIADNVGDNVGDVAGMGADLFGSYVATILATMVLGREVVAAGDQFNGLSPILLPMVIAGMGILASLVGILLVRVKEGGNVQAALNFGNYASVAVSAVASFFIIRWMLPPGELVIGRAGSVPFTSMDVFYAVVVGLVVGTLMSIITEYYTAMGKRPVNSIVQQSSTGHATTVIGGLAVGMESTVLPIIVLAAGIVLSFEFAGLYGVAIAAAGMMATTAMQLAIDAFGPIADNAGGIAEMSELPKEVRERTDILDAVGNTTAATGKGFAIASAALTSLALFAAFMGTANISSIDISNARVLAGLFVGAMIPFIFSALAISAVGRAAMAMVQEVRRQFREIPGIMDYTGRPEYEKCVAISTQAAIREMMLPGAIALIVPIIIGFAFGPEVLGGTLAGVTVSGVLMAMFQSNAGGAWDNAKKSFEKGVLVNGKMEYKGSDAHKASVTGDTVGDPFKDTSGPSMNILIKLMSIVSLVIAPHIAAPERGMAPRPLPRPSLQLEPKVRYAEIAPQATKALFVLLRETR, encoded by the coding sequence ATGATGAACATTCTTTACGTAGCGCCCGTGCTGGGCGTGCTGGCCCTGTTCTACACTTGGCTCCGGTCAGGCTGGGTCACGAGGCAGGATACCGGTGATGAGCGGATGCGCACCATCGCCGGGTATATTGCCGATGGAGCCATTGCCTTTTTGCGGGCCGAATACAAGGTGCTGGCGCTGTTTGCTCTGATTGCCTGCGCCTTTCTGGGCTACCTGGGCAGCACTGGCGAAAAATCCAGCCCTGTCATTGTGGTTGCCTTCCTGATTGGGGCTGTTTTCTCGGCGTTGGCGGGCTATATCGGGATGAAAATAGCCACCAAGGCCAACGTGCGCACCGCCCAGGCGGCCCGTACCAGCTTGGCCCAGGCTCTGAAGGTGTCGTTTACGGGCGGCTCGGTAATGGGCATGGGCGTTGCCGGTTTGGCCGTGCTCGGGCTAGGCTCTTTGTTTGTGGTATTCTACAACATGTTTGTCGTCAGCCGTGGGGGAGGGGCCAATGGGGTGGAGATGGAAACGGCCCTGGAGGTACTGACCGGCTTTTCACTCGGGGCCGAAAGCATTGCCCTGTTTGCCCGGGTGGGCGGCGGCATCTACACCAAGGCTGCCGACGTGGGCGCCGACCTTGTGGGTAAAGTAGAGGCCAACATTCCGGAAGACGACCCCCGCAACCCCGCCACCATTGCCGACAACGTGGGCGACAACGTGGGCGATGTAGCCGGCATGGGCGCCGACCTGTTCGGATCCTATGTAGCTACCATTCTGGCCACCATGGTGCTGGGCCGCGAAGTAGTAGCCGCCGGCGACCAGTTCAACGGCCTGTCCCCGATTCTGCTGCCAATGGTAATTGCGGGTATGGGCATTCTGGCCTCACTGGTCGGGATTCTGCTGGTGCGCGTCAAGGAAGGCGGCAACGTGCAGGCCGCCCTCAACTTCGGCAACTACGCCTCGGTGGCCGTGTCGGCGGTGGCTTCGTTCTTTATCATCCGCTGGATGCTGCCGCCCGGCGAGCTGGTCATTGGCCGGGCCGGCTCGGTACCCTTTACCTCGATGGACGTTTTCTATGCCGTTGTAGTAGGTCTCGTGGTCGGCACGTTGATGAGCATTATTACCGAGTACTACACGGCTATGGGCAAGCGCCCGGTAAACAGCATCGTGCAGCAAAGCAGTACCGGCCATGCTACCACTGTCATCGGCGGTTTGGCCGTCGGTATGGAGTCTACGGTATTGCCCATTATCGTGCTGGCGGCGGGCATTGTGCTGTCGTTTGAGTTTGCGGGCCTCTACGGCGTGGCCATTGCCGCCGCCGGTATGATGGCCACCACCGCTATGCAGCTGGCCATCGACGCCTTCGGGCCTATTGCCGACAACGCCGGCGGCATTGCCGAAATGAGCGAACTGCCCAAGGAAGTGCGGGAGCGGACCGACATTCTCGATGCCGTAGGAAACACTACCGCTGCCACCGGGAAGGGCTTTGCCATTGCCTCGGCGGCCCTTACCTCGTTGGCTCTTTTCGCGGCCTTTATGGGTACGGCCAATATTTCCAGCATCGACATCAGCAATGCCCGGGTGCTGGCCGGCCTCTTCGTGGGTGCCATGATTCCCTTTATTTTCTCGGCCTTGGCAATTTCAGCCGTGGGCCGGGCTGCTATGGCTATGGTGCAGGAAGTGCGCCGGCAATTCCGCGAGATTCCCGGCATCATGGATTACACCGGCCGGCCCGAATATGAGAAGTGCGTGGCCATTTCTACCCAGGCCGCCATCCGGGAAATGATGCTGCCCGGCGCCATTGCCCTGATTGTGCCCATCATCATCGGCTTTGCCTTTGGGCCCGAAGTATTGGGCGGTACCTTGGCCGGCGTTACGGTGTCCGGGGTGCTGATGGCCATGTTCCAGAGCAACGCCGGTGGGGCCTGGGACAATGCCAAGAAGTCGTTCGAAAAAGGCGTGCTGGTGAATGGCAAGATGGAATACAAAGGCTCCGACGCCCATAAGGCTTCCGTCACCGGCGACACCGTCGGGGACCCGTTCAAGGACACGTCCGGGCCTTCTATGAACATCCTGATCAAGCTCATGTCCATCGTGTCTTTGGTCATTGCACCTCACATTGCTGCTCCCGAGCGTGGGATGGCGCCTCGCCCGTTGCCCCGGCCTTCGCTGCAGCTCGAGCCCAAGGTGCGCTATGCCGAAATAGCGCCCCAGGCCACCAAGGCCTTGTTTGTGCTGCTGCGCGAAACCCGCTAA
- the hpt gene encoding hypoxanthine phosphoribosyltransferase, whose protein sequence is MPLSTITLHDKQFAPYLTASQITAAVRELAAKINRDYAGKQPLFVAVLNGSFMFVADLLKEIQLPCEIAFIRVASYEGTSSTGTVREIMGLQEEVAGRDLIILEDIVDTGHTMKALLELLQAQNPASLEVATLFLKPECLQHELALRYIGLSIPNDFIVGYGLDYDGLGRNYPDVYTAV, encoded by the coding sequence ATGCCATTGTCCACTATCACACTGCACGACAAGCAGTTTGCCCCGTACCTGACCGCCAGTCAAATCACTGCTGCCGTTCGGGAGCTGGCCGCCAAAATCAACCGCGACTATGCCGGCAAGCAGCCGCTGTTCGTGGCCGTGCTCAATGGCTCGTTCATGTTTGTCGCCGATTTGCTCAAGGAAATTCAGCTGCCCTGCGAAATAGCCTTTATCCGGGTGGCCTCTTACGAGGGCACAAGCAGCACCGGTACCGTGCGCGAAATCATGGGTCTGCAGGAAGAAGTAGCCGGCCGCGACCTGATTATCCTGGAGGACATCGTGGACACGGGTCACACCATGAAGGCCCTGCTAGAACTACTCCAAGCCCAGAACCCGGCTTCCCTGGAAGTCGCCACCCTGTTCTTGAAGCCCGAGTGCCTCCAGCACGAACTGGCTCTTCGCTACATCGGCCTGAGCATTCCCAACGATTTTATCGTGGGCTACGGGCTCGACTACGACGGCCTCGGCCGCAACTACCCCGACGTGTATACTGCCGTCTAA
- a CDS encoding adenylate kinase has protein sequence MLNIVLFGPPGAGKGTQSQKLIARYNLVHLSTGDLLRSQIAQGTELGLRAKKLMDEGLLVPDEVVIGMIESQLASNTTAAGFIFDGFPRTVPQAQSLDELTQRYDTGVNCMIALEVAEEELVKRLLERGKTSGRPDDQDETKIRKRVTVYNTETAQVASYYAQQSKFHGLNGIGAIEDIFGQICEIVDQHLPAAPVADGQAAADEVKA, from the coding sequence ATGCTCAATATCGTACTCTTCGGCCCGCCCGGCGCCGGCAAAGGAACGCAAAGCCAGAAGCTCATTGCCCGTTATAACCTGGTTCATCTGTCGACCGGAGACCTGCTTCGCTCTCAGATTGCGCAAGGCACCGAACTTGGTCTGCGGGCCAAAAAGCTCATGGACGAAGGTCTGCTCGTGCCCGACGAAGTAGTTATCGGCATGATTGAAAGCCAGTTGGCCAGTAATACCACGGCCGCCGGCTTCATCTTCGACGGCTTTCCCCGCACCGTACCCCAAGCCCAGAGCCTCGACGAGCTGACCCAGCGCTACGACACCGGCGTGAACTGCATGATTGCCCTGGAAGTAGCCGAGGAAGAGCTGGTAAAACGCCTGCTGGAGCGCGGCAAAACCAGCGGCCGCCCCGACGACCAGGACGAAACCAAAATCCGCAAGCGCGTGACGGTGTACAACACCGAAACCGCCCAGGTAGCCAGCTACTACGCCCAGCAAAGCAAGTTTCACGGCCTCAACGGTATTGGCGCCATCGAAGATATCTTCGGCCAGATCTGCGAAATCGTGGATCAGCACCTGCCCGCTGCACCCGTGGCCGACGGCCAAGCTGCTGCTGACGAAGTAAAAGCGTAA
- the obgE gene encoding GTPase ObgE, producing MASNNFIDYVKINCRSGKGGAGSGHFFRAKGLPNGGPDGGDGGRGGHIILEGNSQLWTLLHLQYQKHLIAKPGEGGGENLRTGAQGDDIIIQVPLGTIARDAETGEKKLEITEHGQRLILTPGGRGGLGNDHFKSSTNQAPTYFQPGEPGIDEWVILELKLLADVGLVGFPNAGKSTLLSVVSAARPKIADYAFTTLTPNLGVVAYRDYKSFVMADIPGIIEGAAEGKGLGTRFLRHIERNSILLFMISVDSKDIAEEYQILLSELEQFNPDLLTKKRLLAITKADLIDDELEAEIRETLPTELPTVFISSLANKNIMQLKDMIWQALHAKQ from the coding sequence GTGGCTTCCAATAACTTCATCGACTACGTCAAAATCAATTGCCGCTCCGGAAAAGGCGGGGCCGGCTCGGGCCACTTTTTCCGCGCCAAAGGCCTGCCCAACGGCGGCCCCGACGGTGGCGACGGGGGCCGCGGCGGCCACATCATCCTGGAAGGCAACTCCCAGCTCTGGACCCTGCTCCACCTGCAATACCAGAAGCACTTGATTGCCAAGCCCGGCGAAGGCGGTGGCGAAAACCTGCGCACCGGGGCCCAGGGCGACGACATCATCATCCAGGTGCCGCTCGGCACCATCGCCCGCGACGCCGAAACGGGGGAGAAAAAGCTCGAAATAACCGAGCACGGCCAGCGCCTGATCCTGACGCCCGGTGGCCGCGGCGGCCTGGGCAACGACCACTTCAAGTCGTCCACCAACCAAGCGCCCACCTACTTCCAGCCCGGCGAGCCCGGCATCGACGAGTGGGTGATTCTGGAGCTCAAGCTGCTGGCCGATGTGGGCCTGGTGGGCTTCCCCAACGCCGGCAAAAGCACCCTGCTGTCGGTGGTATCGGCAGCCCGCCCCAAGATTGCCGACTACGCCTTTACCACCCTGACGCCCAACTTGGGCGTAGTGGCCTACCGCGACTACAAGTCATTCGTAATGGCCGATATTCCCGGTATCATCGAGGGCGCGGCTGAGGGCAAAGGCCTGGGCACGCGCTTTCTGCGTCACATCGAGCGCAACTCAATTCTGCTCTTCATGATTTCCGTCGACAGCAAGGACATTGCCGAGGAGTACCAGATCCTGCTTAGCGAATTGGAGCAGTTCAACCCCGATTTGCTAACCAAAAAGCGCCTGCTAGCCATTACCAAGGCCGATTTGATTGACGATGAGCTAGAGGCTGAAATCCGCGAGACGCTGCCGACCGAGCTGCCGACCGTATTCATTTCCAGCCTGGCCAACAAGAACATCATGCAGCTCAAGGACATGATCTGGCAGGCGCTACACGCTAAGCAGTAG
- a CDS encoding nucleotide exchange factor GrpE — protein sequence MAEDTNLPQDDNLSVDPDNAAGELQEEVNALDTDTADGGAPKAEASKTDAELAELKDKYLRLAAEFDNYKRRTAKERQDLFKTASQELMVALLPVLDDFDRARHHTKDTEDANAVRESIEIISTKLQKTLQQKGLTPMETKGGAFDADLHEAITQIPAPSEDLKGKVVDEVEKGYYLGDKVIRHAKVVLGS from the coding sequence ATGGCTGAAGATACCAACCTGCCCCAGGACGACAATCTGTCTGTTGACCCCGACAACGCGGCGGGCGAATTGCAAGAGGAAGTAAACGCCCTCGACACCGACACTGCCGACGGTGGGGCTCCCAAGGCCGAAGCGTCCAAGACCGATGCGGAGCTGGCCGAGCTGAAAGATAAGTACCTGCGCCTGGCTGCCGAGTTTGATAACTACAAGCGCCGGACCGCTAAAGAGCGCCAGGACCTGTTTAAAACGGCCAGCCAGGAGCTCATGGTGGCTTTGCTGCCCGTACTCGACGATTTTGACCGGGCCCGCCACCATACCAAGGACACCGAGGATGCCAACGCCGTGCGCGAAAGCATTGAGATTATATCCACCAAGCTTCAGAAAACCCTGCAGCAGAAAGGCCTGACCCCGATGGAAACTAAGGGCGGTGCGTTCGATGCGGATCTGCACGAGGCCATTACCCAGATTCCGGCTCCCTCCGAGGACCTGAAAGGCAAGGTAGTAGACGAGGTAGAAAAAGGGTATTACCTGGGCGACAAAGTAATCCGGCACGCCAAAGTGGTGCTGGGTAGCTAA
- the dnaJ gene encoding molecular chaperone DnaJ, whose protein sequence is MATKRDYYEVLDVAKTASGDEIKKAYRKVAIKFHPDKNPDDPTAEDKFKEAAEAYEVLSDEQKRARYDRYGHQGMGGGGGGAQNMEDIFSQFGDIFGGGGFEGFFGGGQGRGGRRVKKGSNLRIKLKLDLEEVANGVEKKIKVKRYVACNTCSGTGAKNGTDLKDCGTCHGQGQVKRVVNTMLGQMVSSSTCPTCNGEGKIVSSKCDVCHGEGRQLHEEVIPINIPAGVAEGMQLSMNGKGNFPERGGVPGDLLIQIEEEPHELLKRDGNNIMFEQYISFVDAALGANIEVPTIEGKVKIKVEPGTQPGKILRLRGKGIKDLNGYGRGDQLIHLSVWTPKNVTSEERELLEKLRDARNFTPNPGKNEKGFFEKVKEYFQ, encoded by the coding sequence ATGGCAACGAAGCGAGACTATTACGAGGTGTTGGATGTCGCCAAGACCGCCTCGGGTGACGAGATAAAAAAGGCCTACCGCAAGGTGGCCATCAAGTTTCACCCTGATAAGAACCCCGACGACCCCACGGCTGAAGACAAGTTCAAGGAAGCCGCCGAGGCCTACGAGGTCTTGTCGGATGAGCAGAAGCGCGCCCGCTACGACCGGTACGGCCACCAGGGCATGGGTGGCGGGGGCGGCGGCGCCCAGAACATGGAGGACATTTTCTCCCAGTTCGGCGACATCTTCGGCGGTGGCGGCTTCGAAGGCTTCTTCGGAGGCGGGCAGGGCCGCGGTGGTCGGCGCGTGAAGAAGGGCTCCAACCTGCGCATCAAGCTCAAGCTGGACCTGGAGGAAGTCGCTAACGGCGTCGAGAAAAAGATCAAGGTGAAGCGCTACGTGGCCTGCAACACCTGCTCGGGCACCGGGGCTAAGAACGGCACCGACCTCAAGGACTGCGGCACCTGCCACGGCCAGGGTCAGGTGAAGCGCGTGGTCAACACGATGCTGGGCCAGATGGTGAGTTCCTCGACCTGCCCTACCTGTAACGGGGAAGGCAAGATCGTGAGCAGCAAGTGCGACGTGTGCCACGGCGAAGGCCGGCAGCTGCACGAGGAAGTTATTCCCATCAACATCCCGGCCGGCGTGGCCGAGGGCATGCAGCTGAGCATGAACGGCAAGGGCAACTTCCCCGAGCGGGGCGGCGTACCCGGCGACCTGCTCATCCAGATCGAAGAAGAGCCCCACGAACTGCTCAAGCGCGACGGCAACAACATCATGTTCGAGCAGTACATTTCCTTCGTCGACGCGGCCCTGGGGGCCAACATCGAGGTGCCAACCATCGAAGGCAAGGTGAAAATCAAGGTGGAGCCTGGCACCCAGCCCGGCAAAATCCTGCGCTTGCGTGGCAAAGGTATCAAGGACCTGAACGGCTATGGTCGTGGCGACCAACTGATTCACCTCAGCGTCTGGACGCCCAAAAACGTGACTAGTGAGGAGCGGGAGTTGCTGGAAAAGCTGCGCGACGCCCGCAACTTCACGCCCAACCCCGGCAAAAACGAAAAAGGCTTCTTCGAGAAAGTAAAGGAGTACTTCCAGTAA
- a CDS encoding RNA polymerase sigma factor: protein MKSTPVSSDFLAVVNANQGILHRMCRLYCQDTDDRQDLYQEIVLQLWRAFPRYEPTAKISTWLYRIALNVAISNLRQRTRRPAPERWGDVPPEVALPPDAGPDADDLAQLYRAIERLSDVEKAFILLYLEERTYEEMADILGITQNNVRVKMHRVQDKLRHLLTQPA, encoded by the coding sequence GTGAAATCTACCCCCGTTAGCTCCGATTTTCTGGCCGTAGTCAATGCCAACCAGGGCATTCTGCACCGCATGTGCCGGCTGTACTGCCAGGATACGGACGACCGGCAGGATTTGTACCAGGAAATCGTGCTGCAACTCTGGCGGGCGTTTCCGCGCTACGAGCCCACGGCCAAAATCAGCACTTGGCTGTACCGCATAGCCCTGAACGTGGCCATCAGCAACCTGCGGCAGCGCACCCGCCGCCCCGCGCCCGAACGCTGGGGCGACGTGCCCCCGGAAGTGGCCCTGCCGCCTGATGCCGGCCCCGACGCCGACGACCTGGCCCAGCTTTACCGGGCCATCGAGCGGCTCTCCGACGTCGAAAAGGCCTTTATTCTGCTTTACCTTGAAGAGCGTACCTACGAGGAAATGGCCGACATTCTGGGTATCACCCAAAACAACGTTCGCGTGAAAATGCACCGCGTGCAAGACAAGCTTCGCCACCTCCTTACCCAGCCCGCCTAA
- a CDS encoding ABC transporter ATP-binding protein, whose amino-acid sequence MSTILQAIEVRKAYAAHTALSGVSLDIPEGSIFGLLGPNGAGKTSLIRIITQITAADSGEVRFRGEKLNPSHIAQIGYLPEERGLYKKMKVGEQLLYLSRLRGLSKADATARIKQWIERLDLRPWVNKNVEDLSKGMQQKVQFIATVLHEPALIILDEPFSGFDPINANLIKDEILALRDRGATIIFSTHRMESVEEMCDNIALINRSRKVLDGPVRQIKDTFKTQTYEVEGKGQLMVMHPDFEVLEHKVRENGYFYDRIKLHHNTTPNDLLRYLIGNVEVHAFREQIPSINEIFIRRVQETMPETLTQQELAVKS is encoded by the coding sequence GTGAGTACTATTCTACAAGCCATTGAGGTGCGCAAAGCCTACGCCGCGCACACGGCCCTTAGTGGGGTCAGCCTTGACATTCCTGAGGGCAGCATCTTCGGGCTGCTCGGGCCCAACGGGGCAGGCAAAACCTCCCTGATCCGCATCATCACCCAGATTACTGCCGCCGACTCGGGTGAAGTCCGCTTCCGGGGCGAAAAACTCAACCCCAGCCACATTGCCCAGATCGGCTACTTGCCCGAGGAGCGGGGGCTTTACAAGAAGATGAAGGTGGGCGAGCAGCTGCTCTACCTCTCGCGCCTCCGCGGGCTGAGCAAGGCCGATGCCACGGCCCGCATCAAGCAGTGGATTGAGCGGCTGGATTTGCGGCCCTGGGTCAATAAAAACGTGGAAGATCTGAGCAAGGGCATGCAGCAGAAAGTGCAGTTTATTGCCACCGTGCTCCACGAGCCTGCCCTGATTATCCTCGACGAGCCCTTTTCCGGCTTCGACCCGATTAATGCCAACCTGATTAAGGATGAAATATTAGCCTTGCGCGACCGGGGCGCCACCATCATCTTCTCGACCCACCGCATGGAATCGGTGGAAGAAATGTGCGACAACATAGCCCTGATCAACCGCTCCCGTAAGGTGCTCGACGGGCCGGTGCGCCAGATCAAGGACACGTTCAAAACCCAGACCTACGAGGTGGAAGGCAAGGGCCAGCTGATGGTGATGCACCCCGATTTTGAGGTACTGGAGCATAAGGTGCGCGAAAACGGTTACTTCTACGACCGGATCAAACTGCACCACAACACGACGCCCAACGATTTGCTGCGCTACCTGATTGGCAACGTGGAGGTCCACGCCTTCCGGGAGCAAATTCCCAGCATCAACGAAATCTTTATCCGGCGCGTGCAGGAGACCATGCCCGAAACCCTAACGCAACAAGAGCTGGCCGTGAAAAGCTAG
- a CDS encoding ABC transporter permease, protein MDKIWLIIQREYLNRVRKKSFLVMSLLAPLLLAGTSLIIAKLNAPGSADEVAVYDESGLGLMSRLASTEEIRFVPAAGASPTAATTAFKAAKPKQAALLVFSKGFSLDNTGGVRLLANGNMSLKRQLNIRKAVNKAVGELKLTRSGLSQTTIDNLKADVDLQAVNLADQNGRKNNAGLTTATAYVLSILVYMFIFIYGVQVMRGVAEEKSNRIMEVMVSSVKPFQLMMGKILGIGAVVLTQFGIWLALSYGITTLAAPLLMKPAKAPATTAVSATKAPAVTAATAASGGSDADAEMAPPQPGTTPNLWSMLEGLPIGSIIGGFLFFFLGGYLLYSALFAAIGAAVDDQTDAQQFMFPVTIPLILSYIASITVVINGDPNGPLAFWLSMIPFTSPIAMVMRLPFGVPLWQLLLSGAILVGGFILTTWIAGRIYRVGILMYGKKVTYAELSRWMFYKG, encoded by the coding sequence ATGGACAAAATCTGGCTTATCATTCAGCGCGAATACCTGAACCGGGTGCGCAAAAAAAGCTTTCTAGTAATGTCGCTGCTGGCCCCGCTGCTGCTGGCCGGCACCTCCCTGATTATTGCCAAGCTCAATGCCCCCGGCTCGGCCGACGAGGTGGCCGTGTACGACGAAAGCGGGCTGGGCTTGATGTCGCGCTTGGCTAGCACCGAGGAAATCCGCTTTGTGCCCGCTGCCGGAGCCTCACCGACGGCTGCTACTACGGCCTTTAAAGCGGCCAAGCCCAAACAGGCCGCTCTGCTGGTTTTCTCGAAAGGGTTTTCTCTCGACAACACCGGCGGCGTGCGGCTGCTGGCCAATGGCAACATGAGCCTGAAGCGGCAGCTCAACATTCGCAAGGCCGTGAACAAGGCGGTAGGAGAGCTGAAGCTGACCCGCTCGGGCCTTAGCCAAACCACCATCGACAACCTCAAGGCCGACGTGGACCTGCAGGCCGTAAACCTAGCTGACCAGAACGGCCGCAAAAACAACGCGGGCCTGACCACGGCCACAGCCTACGTCCTCTCGATTTTGGTCTACATGTTCATCTTCATCTACGGGGTGCAGGTAATGCGGGGCGTGGCCGAGGAAAAGTCGAACCGCATCATGGAAGTCATGGTGTCGTCGGTGAAGCCGTTTCAGCTCATGATGGGCAAGATTCTGGGTATCGGGGCCGTGGTGCTCACCCAGTTTGGCATCTGGCTGGCCTTGTCTTACGGCATTACTACGCTGGCTGCGCCGCTGCTAATGAAGCCCGCCAAAGCCCCGGCCACCACAGCGGTATCGGCCACGAAAGCGCCGGCCGTAACTGCCGCTACTGCCGCCTCGGGCGGCTCCGACGCGGATGCTGAAATGGCGCCGCCGCAGCCGGGCACCACGCCCAACCTGTGGAGTATGCTGGAGGGCCTGCCCATTGGTAGCATTATTGGCGGCTTCCTGTTCTTTTTCCTGGGCGGCTACCTGCTGTATTCGGCCCTGTTTGCCGCCATCGGCGCGGCCGTCGACGACCAGACTGATGCCCAGCAATTCATGTTCCCGGTGACCATCCCGCTTATTCTGAGCTACATTGCCAGCATCACGGTGGTTATCAACGGGGACCCGAACGGTCCGCTGGCCTTCTGGCTGTCGATGATTCCCTTCACCTCGCCCATTGCCATGGTTATGCGCCTGCCCTTCGGCGTGCCGCTGTGGCAGCTGCTGCTCTCGGGCGCTATTCTGGTCGGCGGCTTTATCCTTACTACCTGGATAGCCGGCCGCATCTACCGCGTCGGCATCCTGATGTATGGCAAGAAAGTGACCTACGCGGAACTCTCGCGCTGGATGTTCTACAAAGGCTAA